In Pseudomonas grandcourensis, the DNA window ATCGCGGCGTCCAGTTCGCCCAGACGCGATAACTGGTCATCGCGCCCAAACGTAATCCGCCCCATCGGCACGATACTTTCACGCAGGCGATCCGCGGGTAGAGCCGCCAGGGAAGCATGAAAATCCCGGTAGAGCGCCGACTGCGGATCAATGCCCGGCCGGAAGAAAATCGGCACCACGATATCCAGCAGCGCTGGCGTGATGACACCCGCCTCTTCGATCTGCTTCAAAAGTGAAAAGTAATACTGGCGAGTCGGCTCCGGTTCGGCGCCGACGTAGGTGTCCATCAACACCAGGCCATTGAGCCGGTGCGCTGCCGACAACGCCAGACGCACGCCCCACATGCCACCGACCGACAAACCGACCAGCGTGACCCGCTCGATGTCCAGGTGGTCGAGCAGGACCAATGCCTGACGCGCCAGGTCATCCAGCGATGCCGTACCGACAGGCAATGGCCCGGATTGGCCATGCCCCCACAGGTCCAGGGCTATCACGCGATACTGCTGCGAGAGCGTGGCAATCTGCGGCGCCCACATGGCCTGGTCCCACAGGTAGCTACCAGCCAGCAGTACCGCCGGGCCGGTGCCTTGATCGATGTAGTGAAGGGGTTGTCCGTCTATCGTTACGAAGGGCATCGACTGTCTCCTCAGGAAAAGTTGAACCGGAACACTGAGCAGCTGACGGACCGCAGTCAATCGCAGGAATGTATGCGTTTGTATAACCGCCATCGCGAGCAGGCTCCCGGTGCCATTGGTCGGAAGCGCTTTTTTTAGCCATTAGAACTGTCAAGTCTGACAGTAGCCGCCACCCTGTTTTCAGAGCATATCTAACCACTGCCAAATTCGCCGATAAACAGACAGGAGTGGTTACCGTGGCTAAAAAGAAATCTCCGGAATTGCCGTACCCCAAGGTCAAGAACGCAACCAGTGACAATCTGCTCTATCCCCTGGAGGCCATAAGTGGCACCAAGGTCACTGTTGCCTTTGAAGGCATGCGCAAACGACACAGGATTCAACTGCATTGGGATGGACCATCAGGGGCTGGCAGGCCAACGCTGCCGGTTGTCGATGGCCGGGACATTGGCAATGTAGTGATTCCGATCGATGCGTCAGTCATTGGTGCCTGTGTTGGTAAAACCGTGTCCGTCTGGTACACCGCGACACTTGGCGATCAGACGAAGGAATCCTACAAGCTGGAACTGACGGTCGAAACGATTGAACCTGACGACCTGCCAGCACCTGAGTTTTGTGACCTGGAATGGGTAGACGGCGATTGGTGGCTGGACATGCACTTATTCAACGGCGATGCCCGGATCGCCTTGCCGGTGTGGCCCTTCATCGCCGCCGGACAGCGCTTGTGGATACTGGCAGTAGGCAATGAGCATCAGGAAGACAACTACCGTTTCGCCTGGGTGCTGGAAAACCACATCGTGACAACTCAGGAAGCCGAGTCTGGAGGTGAATTTGAACTGGATCTCTCGCGCACCTGGCTGGCCGGTTGTGAGGACTATTCATCCGTCACCTTGAATGTGGCCGTGACGTTCGACGGTGCACACGGGACGCCACCGGTGGATCCGTCGGTTTCTCTACTGCCGGCAAACGCCCATGAGTTACTTCACACCACTGCCAAGCTACGGGTGACTGAAATTGAGGAGTTCGACGACTTTGAAAGCTATCCGGCAAGAGAGTATCTCGGACCTGGCAATTTCATCGATACGCGTCTTTTGAAGTTCGAATTGCCTCGAGACTCTCACAAGGGCATCGGGCTGCATGTCGTGCGAACACCCCCCGAAAACATCCCCGGAATGCTTGAGAAGCAGGCGTTGGCGTTGTGCTGTGGAGGTGTAGTAGGACAGCCTCGAACAGCACATTTACTGCTCAAATGGAAGTGCAGCCGCATCAAATTTGCGTACGCGACAACCGACAAGAGCGCGACCTTCAAGTTCTTTGGCGACGGAATTGAACCGCTTGGGGAGCGAACGCCAGAAAGCGGGACTTGGGTGGATTTTCAGGACTCGCAAGGTCGATTGGTTCATAAGATCGTGGTGGAGAGTTCGGACCACGGATCTATTGATAACCT includes these proteins:
- a CDS encoding alpha/beta fold hydrolase, translating into MPFVTIDGQPLHYIDQGTGPAVLLAGSYLWDQAMWAPQIATLSQQYRVIALDLWGHGQSGPLPVGTASLDDLARQALVLLDHLDIERVTLVGLSVGGMWGVRLALSAAHRLNGLVLMDTYVGAEPEPTRQYYFSLLKQIEEAGVITPALLDIVVPIFFRPGIDPQSALYRDFHASLAALPADRLRESIVPMGRITFGRDDQLSRLGELDAAITLVMCGDQDKPRPPSEAREMAELIGCPWVLVPEAGHISNLENPEFVTQTLLAFLADRS